In Calidithermus timidus DSM 17022, the following are encoded in one genomic region:
- a CDS encoding DUF2201 family putative metallopeptidase — translation MSDTLERRLSAALLRIRSRSPFFATLALFARFRPSREVITAATDGHDVYYNPAFMNKLSERELEGVLLHEVLHAAHLHVTRRSLRNPQLWNIAADIVVNGILRDHGFELPQGALFDPALERYSVEEVYALLLKHSQKYELPGLDLLEAAPADAEGAEEESRRSRAGGLGDDSMSEARKSRLEAHWARANQQAAALARGLHKGDTPAGLERLLAAASPPRLDWRAMLWRFLTATPTDFEGFDRRYIGRGLYLDALQGHKLRLYLAVDTSASVDDAQVRAFLAEVQGILWAYPQLECWLYYADAAIYGPYVLGPGDPIPTPRGGGGTDFRPFFQAVHEVHEDYLGGVCVYLTDGYGDFPPEPPELPVLWAITPGGVDLENLPFGEGVRLVG, via the coding sequence ATGAGCGACACCCTAGAGCGCCGCCTCTCGGCAGCCCTGTTGCGCATTCGCAGCCGCTCGCCCTTCTTCGCCACCCTGGCGCTGTTTGCCCGCTTTCGCCCCTCGCGCGAAGTGATCACTGCCGCCACCGACGGGCACGACGTGTACTACAACCCGGCTTTCATGAACAAGCTCTCCGAGCGCGAACTCGAGGGGGTCTTGCTGCACGAGGTCCTGCACGCCGCTCACCTGCACGTCACCCGGCGCTCGCTGCGCAATCCCCAGCTCTGGAACATCGCTGCCGATATCGTGGTCAACGGCATCCTGCGCGATCATGGCTTCGAACTGCCGCAAGGAGCGCTGTTCGACCCAGCCCTCGAGCGCTACAGCGTGGAGGAGGTCTATGCCCTATTGCTCAAGCACAGCCAAAAATACGAGCTACCTGGCCTGGACCTGCTCGAGGCCGCTCCTGCCGACGCCGAGGGGGCCGAGGAGGAATCCCGGCGTTCGCGGGCCGGAGGACTGGGCGATGACTCGATGAGCGAGGCCAGGAAAAGCCGACTCGAGGCCCACTGGGCGCGGGCCAACCAGCAGGCTGCCGCCTTGGCGCGGGGCCTGCACAAAGGGGATACCCCGGCGGGGCTCGAGCGCCTGCTGGCGGCGGCCAGCCCGCCCCGGCTAGACTGGCGGGCCATGCTCTGGCGCTTCCTCACCGCCACCCCCACCGACTTCGAGGGTTTCGACCGGCGCTACATCGGTCGGGGGCTTTACCTCGACGCTTTGCAGGGCCACAAACTGCGCCTTTACCTGGCCGTAGACACCTCGGCTTCGGTCGATGACGCTCAGGTGCGGGCTTTCCTGGCCGAGGTGCAGGGCATCCTGTGGGCTTATCCCCAGCTCGAGTGCTGGCTTTACTATGCCGATGCCGCCATCTACGGTCCCTACGTCCTGGGTCCGGGCGACCCCATCCCCACCCCTCGAGGCGGTGGCGGCACCGACTTTCGCCCCTTCTTCCAGGCCGTACACGAGGTCCACGAGGACTACCTGGGCGGGGTGTGCGTCTACCTGACCGACGGCTACGGCGACTTCCCCCCTGAGCCCCCCGAGCTTCCGGTGCTGTGGGCCATTACGCCGGGTGGTGTGGACCTCGAGAACCTTCCCTTTGGCGAGGGCGTGAGGTTGGTGGGGTGA
- a CDS encoding glycogen debranching N-terminal domain-containing protein, with protein sequence MLPLKEDDTYAVLSDQGMIDGGERGFYRHDTRYLSRYVWRLPGFSLLVSETPRPDRLVQHWSHIEGPSQVVGLRRELVLERGGFRERLELENTSLQPQSVEIGLEAAADFMDLFEARGWHRAQRAVSGFTYTAEDGLEVATRLDFTPDSPNRIWRFALKPKEQAHVEVRGTFDSPFHTHGPELPSYEEWARRFPLHLEGGHSQRVLEQAIRDLRALLFSLPEGYFPAAGIPWFVCPFGRDSLISAYMLLPWGADVARGVLSYLAKHQGQVVDPFRDEEPGKILHEVRQGELSRTGKVPFGRYYGTVDATPLFVMLLHEYWCTCGDFELVKALKPNWEAALEWMSTYADPDGDGLLEFFPNERGLTVQSWKDSGDSQSHRDGSLAKGALSVCEVQGYAYAAYQAAAQFYRALGQPSQAERWQARAARLRALFHQKFWLEELGTYAMALDGEKKPLEVLSSNPGHLLWSGIVPEEIAPRLVRTLFSEALWSGWGLRTLGAGEVRYNPLSYHNGSVWPHDTAIFAGGLARYGFYDEALKVCEALFRLAMTQPDLRLPELVGGYPRHEGEPPVPYPAACRPQAWDAASVVYLLRLALEIGKKHPVQGLLEITPPTKG encoded by the coding sequence ATGCTGCCACTCAAAGAAGACGACACCTACGCCGTTTTGTCCGATCAAGGCATGATCGATGGCGGGGAGCGGGGGTTCTACCGCCACGACACCCGCTACCTCTCGCGCTACGTGTGGAGGCTGCCGGGGTTCAGCCTGCTGGTCTCCGAGACCCCCCGCCCCGACCGGCTGGTGCAGCACTGGAGCCACATCGAAGGACCCTCGCAGGTGGTGGGGCTACGCCGGGAGTTGGTGCTGGAGCGCGGGGGCTTTCGCGAGCGCCTCGAGCTGGAGAACACCTCGTTGCAGCCCCAGAGCGTGGAGATCGGCCTGGAAGCCGCCGCCGACTTCATGGACCTCTTCGAAGCGCGGGGCTGGCATCGCGCACAGCGCGCCGTGAGCGGCTTCACCTACACCGCCGAGGACGGCCTCGAGGTCGCCACCCGCCTCGACTTCACCCCCGACTCACCCAATCGCATCTGGCGCTTCGCCCTAAAGCCCAAGGAGCAGGCCCACGTCGAGGTCAGGGGCACTTTCGACAGCCCCTTCCACACCCACGGCCCCGAGCTGCCAAGCTACGAGGAGTGGGCCCGCCGCTTCCCGCTGCACCTCGAGGGCGGCCACAGCCAAAGGGTGCTCGAGCAGGCCATCCGCGATCTCAGGGCCTTGCTGTTCTCGCTGCCCGAGGGCTACTTCCCCGCCGCCGGCATCCCCTGGTTCGTCTGCCCCTTCGGGCGCGACTCGCTCATCAGCGCCTACATGCTGCTGCCCTGGGGTGCCGACGTGGCCAGGGGCGTGCTGAGCTACCTGGCCAAGCACCAGGGGCAGGTGGTAGACCCCTTCCGCGACGAGGAACCCGGCAAGATCCTGCACGAGGTGCGACAGGGAGAGCTCTCTCGCACTGGCAAAGTGCCCTTTGGCCGCTACTATGGCACCGTCGACGCCACTCCACTGTTCGTAATGCTGCTGCACGAGTACTGGTGCACCTGTGGGGACTTCGAGCTGGTGAAGGCGCTGAAGCCCAACTGGGAGGCGGCGCTGGAGTGGATGAGCACCTACGCCGACCCCGACGGCGACGGGCTGCTGGAGTTCTTCCCCAACGAGAGGGGCCTGACGGTGCAGTCGTGGAAGGACTCAGGCGACTCGCAAAGTCATCGCGACGGCTCGCTGGCCAAAGGGGCGCTCAGCGTTTGCGAGGTGCAGGGCTACGCCTACGCCGCCTATCAGGCCGCCGCGCAGTTCTACCGCGCCCTGGGCCAACCGAGCCAGGCCGAGCGCTGGCAGGCCCGGGCCGCGCGGCTGAGGGCGCTGTTCCATCAGAAGTTTTGGCTGGAGGAGCTGGGCACCTACGCCATGGCCCTCGACGGGGAGAAAAAGCCCCTCGAGGTGCTCTCCTCCAACCCCGGCCACCTGCTGTGGAGCGGCATCGTGCCCGAGGAGATAGCCCCCCGGCTGGTGCGCACGCTCTTTTCCGAAGCGCTGTGGAGCGGCTGGGGCCTGCGTACCCTGGGTGCGGGCGAAGTCCGCTACAACCCCCTCTCCTACCACAACGGCTCGGTCTGGCCTCACGACACCGCCATCTTCGCGGGGGGCTTGGCGCGTTATGGCTTCTACGACGAAGCCCTGAAGGTTTGTGAGGCCCTGTTCCGCCTGGCCATGACCCAGCCCGACCTGCGCCTGCCCGAGCTGGTCGGGGGTTACCCCAGGCACGAGGGCGAGCCCCCGGTCCCCTACCCCGCCGCCTGCCGCCCTCAGGCCTGGGACGCGGCCTCGGTGGTCTACCTGCTGCGGTTGGCGCTCGAGATCGGCAAGAAGCACCCGGTGCAAGGGCTGCTCGAGATCACGCCACCGACGAAAGGCTAG
- a CDS encoding carbohydrate ABC transporter permease: MPSSKRTEALYALLFISPFLLHLLIFFIFAFVRTIWFSFTDKTTLRDSYNFVGLQNFINLFGEERFLLALQHSIGFMLVVTTIQTFLALATAAVLNQRLRGITFFRTVYYIPSVLSSAAVTVIAIWFFQKTGFLNTFIGWVSAHSPVILALVGSFVLAQAVQVGLERMRGLPVAPTDPALAAISAVVAIALTWLLGAMGLVGPREARPPEFTWLTNPDSFLGLPIPLWSIVMLNIFTTIPTLMLIFLAGLQDIPKSVYEAAAIDGASPVQQFFWVTVPMLRPVTFLVVTLSLIGTLQMFDQVALMGDSAPLNSIIVMAYYVYNSVFSGEGQIGMASAAALVLAVLTFVVVFLQRTFGISEKAH, from the coding sequence ATGCCGAGCTCCAAACGCACTGAGGCGCTGTACGCGCTGCTGTTCATATCCCCGTTTCTGCTGCACCTGCTGATTTTTTTTATCTTCGCTTTCGTCCGCACCATCTGGTTCAGCTTCACCGACAAAACCACCCTCAGGGATAGCTACAACTTCGTGGGGTTGCAAAACTTCATCAACCTGTTTGGCGAAGAGCGGTTTTTGCTGGCCCTGCAACACTCCATCGGCTTCATGCTGGTCGTGACCACCATCCAGACCTTCCTGGCCCTGGCCACGGCGGCGGTGCTCAACCAGCGCCTGCGCGGGATCACCTTCTTCCGCACGGTCTACTACATCCCCAGCGTGCTCTCCTCGGCCGCGGTGACGGTGATCGCCATCTGGTTTTTCCAGAAAACCGGCTTTCTCAACACCTTCATCGGCTGGGTGAGCGCCCATTCCCCGGTGATCCTGGCCCTGGTGGGTAGCTTCGTCCTGGCCCAGGCGGTGCAGGTGGGCCTCGAGCGCATGCGCGGCCTGCCGGTAGCCCCCACCGACCCTGCCCTGGCCGCCATCTCTGCGGTGGTGGCCATCGCCCTGACCTGGCTGCTGGGCGCTATGGGCCTGGTCGGGCCGCGCGAGGCGCGGCCCCCGGAGTTCACCTGGCTCACCAACCCCGACTCCTTCCTGGGGCTGCCCATCCCGCTGTGGAGCATCGTGATGCTCAACATCTTCACCACCATCCCCACCCTGATGCTGATCTTCTTGGCCGGGCTGCAGGACATTCCCAAAAGCGTCTACGAGGCGGCGGCCATCGACGGGGCCTCGCCTGTGCAGCAGTTCTTCTGGGTGACGGTGCCCATGCTGCGCCCGGTGACTTTTCTGGTGGTCACCCTCTCGCTCATCGGCACCCTACAGATGTTCGACCAGGTAGCCCTGATGGGCGACTCTGCCCCCCTCAACTCCATCATCGTGATGGCTTACTACGTCTACAACAGCGTCTTCAGCGGAGAGGGGCAGATCGGCATGGCTTCGGCAGCGGCCCTGGTCCTGGCCGTGCTGACCTTCGTGGTGGTCTTCCTGCAGCGGACTTTTGGCATCTCGGAGAAGGCCCACTAG
- a CDS encoding LacI family DNA-binding transcriptional regulator: MSRKRIPTIHDVARLAGVSTGTVSRALNARSGVHPVTRQRVMEAVNQLGYVPSVAARELAGRIESVGVMVTPRIWKYSPYFILMFEALSEALWQEGYQLVEVSMSPAGEPLQAAAGYIVLGAHDHDPRLERMSRNHPNSVLVGVHPNMFWVAPDDPGGAYAATQHLLELGHREIAHLGAAGQVGRERFEGYRQALQDYGVPYRPELVLNGAFTILPAYRAVRRAWEGGLRFSGLFAASDEMALGAIAALEDLGLDVPHDVSVVGFDDLPDLERPLTTVRQEIPAIASTAVALLKEAISRTPPRGVRVGVQLVVRETTARKR; the protein is encoded by the coding sequence ATGAGTCGCAAGCGTATACCCACCATTCACGACGTGGCGCGCCTGGCCGGGGTATCCACCGGCACGGTGAGCCGGGCCCTCAACGCCCGTTCGGGGGTGCATCCGGTCACCCGCCAGCGGGTGATGGAGGCGGTTAACCAGCTGGGCTATGTCCCCTCGGTAGCCGCTAGGGAGCTCGCCGGGCGCATCGAGTCGGTGGGGGTGATGGTGACACCGAGGATCTGGAAATACTCGCCCTACTTCATCCTCATGTTCGAAGCCCTCAGCGAGGCTTTGTGGCAGGAGGGCTACCAACTCGTCGAGGTGTCCATGAGCCCCGCCGGAGAACCCCTCCAAGCGGCGGCGGGCTACATCGTGCTGGGAGCCCACGACCACGATCCCCGCCTCGAGCGCATGAGCCGAAATCACCCCAACAGCGTGCTGGTGGGGGTTCACCCGAACATGTTCTGGGTGGCCCCCGACGACCCCGGCGGGGCCTACGCCGCCACGCAGCACCTGCTCGAGCTGGGCCACCGGGAAATCGCCCACCTGGGTGCAGCCGGGCAGGTAGGGCGCGAGCGCTTCGAGGGTTATCGCCAGGCCCTCCAGGATTACGGGGTGCCCTACCGCCCCGAGCTGGTGCTCAACGGGGCCTTCACCATCCTTCCGGCCTATCGGGCGGTACGGCGGGCCTGGGAGGGTGGCCTGCGCTTCAGCGGCCTGTTCGCCGCCTCCGACGAGATGGCCCTGGGGGCCATTGCTGCGCTGGAAGATCTAGGCTTAGACGTCCCCCATGACGTCTCGGTGGTCGGCTTCGACGACCTGCCCGATCTCGAGCGCCCCCTCACCACCGTGCGCCAGGAAATTCCCGCCATCGCCTCCACCGCGGTGGCGCTGCTGAAAGAGGCCATCTCCCGTACCCCCCCCAGGGGGGTGCGGGTTGGAGTGCAGTTGGTGGTTCGGGAGACCACGGCCCGCAAGCGTTGA
- a CDS encoding CCA tRNA nucleotidyltransferase, which yields MKDYREVMQLLGFLPDLYLVGGAVRDILYGHEPEDLDFATSAPPEETLRLAKAHGLEAVPTGIEHGTVTVLIEHHPFEVTTFRRDVETYGRRAKVAWGRSILEDLSRRDFTIGAIAMSAKGEVVDPFEGQRDYEAGLIRAVGDPRQRFREDYLRVIRAGRFAARYGFEIEAETLEAAREAAPEVLSHVAVERVTAELDKAFKDPTPSRFLRYLYDLEILQRLIPEFEDTHLLRQNPRWHPEGDVFTHVMQVVDRAPPPYRWHALLHDIGKKDTAKWKEEGWYSFHGHELVGSRLIPRIARDLRLSTALRDELVITTALHMVPALTKPTPKAIRRFQAEAGSHLAALEALCRADAGERRPEEAWKFFEPQPVPIKPLLQGRDLIARGHRPGPEFGRILRAAYQYQLEFGETDLEKLYQAGLEGLTPPTSRPRQREGSRGPHHPA from the coding sequence ATGAAAGACTACCGCGAAGTCATGCAACTGCTCGGTTTTCTACCCGACTTGTACCTGGTCGGAGGCGCAGTGCGCGACATCCTGTATGGCCACGAACCCGAAGACCTCGACTTCGCCACCTCGGCTCCCCCGGAGGAGACCCTGCGGCTGGCCAAGGCACACGGGCTCGAGGCCGTACCCACCGGGATTGAGCACGGCACCGTCACCGTGCTCATCGAACACCACCCCTTCGAGGTCACCACCTTTCGCCGCGACGTGGAGACCTACGGGCGCCGGGCCAAGGTGGCCTGGGGACGGAGCATCCTCGAGGACCTCTCCCGCCGTGACTTCACCATTGGGGCCATCGCCATGAGCGCTAAGGGGGAGGTGGTGGACCCCTTCGAGGGGCAGCGCGACTACGAGGCCGGGCTGATCCGAGCGGTGGGCGACCCACGCCAGCGCTTCCGTGAGGACTACCTGCGGGTGATCCGGGCTGGACGCTTTGCCGCCCGCTACGGCTTCGAGATCGAGGCCGAGACCCTCGAGGCCGCCCGCGAGGCCGCGCCCGAGGTGCTCAGCCACGTGGCGGTGGAGCGGGTCACCGCCGAACTCGACAAGGCCTTCAAGGACCCCACCCCCAGCCGCTTCCTGCGCTACCTCTACGACCTCGAGATCCTCCAGCGGCTCATCCCCGAGTTCGAGGACACCCACCTGCTGCGGCAGAACCCGCGCTGGCACCCCGAGGGCGACGTGTTCACCCACGTCATGCAGGTGGTGGACCGGGCCCCGCCCCCCTACCGCTGGCACGCCCTGCTGCACGACATCGGCAAGAAGGACACCGCGAAGTGGAAGGAGGAGGGCTGGTACAGCTTCCACGGCCACGAGCTCGTGGGCTCGAGGCTCATCCCCCGCATCGCCCGCGACCTGCGGCTGTCCACCGCCCTGCGCGACGAGCTGGTGATTACCACCGCGCTGCACATGGTCCCAGCCCTCACCAAGCCCACCCCCAAAGCCATCCGCCGCTTCCAGGCCGAGGCCGGGAGCCACCTGGCCGCACTCGAGGCCCTCTGCCGAGCCGACGCCGGCGAGCGCCGCCCCGAAGAAGCCTGGAAGTTTTTCGAGCCCCAGCCCGTACCCATCAAGCCCCTGCTACAAGGCCGCGACCTGATCGCACGGGGTCACCGCCCAGGCCCCGAATTCGGGCGTATCCTGCGGGCGGCTTACCAGTACCAGCTCGAATTCGGGGAAACCGATCTGGAGAAGCTCTACCAGGCGGGGCTCGAGGGCCTCACCCCACCAACCTCACGCCCTCGCCAAAGGGAAGGTTCTCGAGGTCCACACCACCCGGCGTAA
- a CDS encoding carbohydrate ABC transporter permease, translated as MATQAMKPQGKLDERHLARQRWARAGWIYGAMLALGVFFVGPFYVAFLGSLKDNPLEWPFRTTFAQVLPKNWLAAWKLGQQGAGNPWLGGFAPGANIPFEVSYFVPEGTEPTPPTVTVPERRAGAGLGAIFDEVQASRYARVSPVEEVSRRPERIGDEVGQIVTYRFTISYPRSDAAQELPTAARLPLDVEAPRGQTFLTATLDPNRLERRGRVASWDSAAPGFFGYTFKNYVRVFREARDPNTGSSFFLRWTANSFFVSLMAVLINLVFASLAGYALARMYLPGKGLLFALIILLMAVPQQAMFISNYLVLRDLSLLGSLWGMIVWIGIDMAKVFLMKQFFESIPREIEEAALIDGANPITTFFRIILPMATPALGALTIMTFQGIWNEFFKAAVVLSGQQGNYTLPLGLSFFRSAYGAAGDWGLMLASAFLSMIPIVILFVVFQRYFVEGVSTSALKG; from the coding sequence ATGGCGACGCAAGCGATGAAACCCCAAGGCAAACTGGACGAGCGTCACCTGGCAAGACAGCGCTGGGCCAGGGCAGGCTGGATCTACGGGGCCATGCTGGCGTTGGGCGTCTTTTTCGTCGGCCCCTTCTACGTAGCCTTCCTGGGCAGCCTCAAGGACAACCCCCTCGAGTGGCCCTTCCGCACCACCTTCGCCCAGGTGCTGCCCAAGAACTGGCTCGCCGCCTGGAAGCTGGGCCAGCAGGGGGCAGGCAACCCCTGGCTGGGCGGCTTCGCGCCGGGAGCCAACATTCCCTTCGAGGTCAGCTACTTCGTGCCCGAGGGCACCGAGCCCACGCCCCCCACCGTGACCGTCCCCGAGCGCCGGGCTGGGGCCGGCCTGGGGGCTATCTTCGACGAGGTGCAGGCCAGCCGCTACGCCCGGGTCTCGCCCGTAGAGGAGGTGAGTCGTCGCCCAGAGCGCATCGGCGATGAAGTTGGGCAGATCGTGACCTACCGCTTCACCATCAGCTACCCCAGGAGCGATGCCGCTCAGGAGCTCCCCACCGCTGCGCGCCTGCCGCTCGACGTCGAAGCTCCCCGTGGCCAGACCTTCCTCACCGCCACCCTCGACCCCAACCGCCTCGAGCGCCGCGGAAGGGTGGCAAGCTGGGACTCCGCCGCCCCGGGCTTCTTCGGCTATACCTTCAAGAACTACGTGCGGGTCTTCCGCGAGGCCCGCGACCCCAACACGGGCTCGAGCTTCTTCCTGCGCTGGACCGCCAACAGCTTCTTCGTCAGCCTGATGGCGGTGCTGATCAACCTGGTCTTCGCCTCGTTGGCCGGTTATGCCCTCGCCCGCATGTACCTGCCGGGCAAGGGCCTGCTCTTCGCGCTGATCATCCTGCTGATGGCGGTACCACAGCAGGCGATGTTCATCTCCAACTACCTGGTGCTGCGCGACCTGAGCCTCTTGGGCAGCCTGTGGGGCATGATCGTGTGGATCGGCATCGACATGGCCAAAGTGTTCTTGATGAAGCAGTTCTTCGAGTCCATCCCGCGCGAGATCGAGGAAGCGGCCCTCATCGACGGGGCCAACCCCATCACCACCTTCTTCCGCATCATCTTGCCCATGGCCACGCCCGCGCTGGGGGCCCTGACCATCATGACCTTCCAGGGGATCTGGAACGAGTTCTTCAAGGCCGCGGTGGTGCTGTCGGGCCAGCAGGGCAACTACACCCTGCCGCTGGGCCTGTCCTTCTTCCGCAGTGCCTACGGCGCGGCGGGCGACTGGGGCCTGATGCTGGCGAGCGCCTTCCTCTCGATGATCCCCATCGTCATCCTCTTCGTCGTGTTCCAGCGCTATTTCGTCGAGGGGGTTTCGACGAGTGCTTTGAAAGGCTGA
- a CDS encoding extracellular solute-binding protein — protein sequence MKKLCLAALAVAGLSSGLAQTVVKLQGFGGNDTAIMSSLVREVVNPALEKDGIRAEYQGIEGDYKAALLNALAAGTAGDLFYVDIFWSEPVFASGKVEPLDAYFSKQELGVFVPSLLNAFSFKGKIYGLPKDFNTLALQFNKDLFDEAGVKYPNQADTWETFKAKLQQVQSKLKDVAGMCVVADFARFGAFAYATGWKPFNAQGKTVLDANFKRAFEFYTSLVKDGAGKYAQDLGEGWTGGCFGSEKAAVAIEGNWIGGFLKDKAPNMKFGTTFLPLDPVTKQRGNFIYTVSWSMNAASKNKQAAAKVLRALASPEAQNWILSRGLALPSRSALAGSPVFQRADKYGELSRVVFNGSTRQGGNVLPFKFGSYDGGDWMRPINEALQAVITGKKSVDQAIADAQTELNKLVK from the coding sequence ATGAAGAAGTTGTGTTTGGCAGCATTGGCAGTAGCGGGGCTCAGCAGCGGGCTGGCCCAGACCGTGGTCAAACTGCAAGGCTTCGGCGGCAACGACACCGCGATCATGTCGAGCCTGGTGAGGGAGGTCGTGAACCCGGCGCTGGAAAAAGACGGCATCCGCGCCGAGTACCAGGGCATCGAGGGCGACTACAAGGCCGCTTTGCTCAACGCCCTGGCCGCCGGCACCGCAGGCGACTTGTTCTACGTCGACATCTTCTGGTCGGAGCCGGTGTTCGCCTCGGGCAAAGTCGAGCCGCTGGACGCCTACTTCAGCAAGCAGGAATTGGGCGTGTTCGTGCCCAGCCTGCTCAATGCCTTCAGCTTCAAGGGCAAGATCTACGGCCTGCCCAAGGACTTCAACACCCTGGCGCTACAGTTCAACAAGGACCTCTTCGACGAGGCCGGGGTGAAGTACCCCAACCAGGCCGACACCTGGGAGACCTTCAAGGCCAAGCTCCAGCAGGTGCAGAGCAAGCTGAAGGACGTAGCCGGCATGTGCGTGGTGGCCGACTTCGCTCGCTTTGGGGCCTTCGCCTATGCCACCGGCTGGAAGCCCTTCAACGCTCAGGGCAAGACCGTGCTGGATGCCAATTTCAAGCGAGCCTTCGAGTTTTACACCAGCCTGGTCAAGGATGGCGCGGGCAAGTACGCCCAGGACCTGGGTGAAGGCTGGACTGGAGGCTGCTTCGGCAGTGAGAAAGCCGCGGTGGCCATCGAAGGTAACTGGATCGGCGGCTTCCTCAAGGACAAGGCCCCCAACATGAAGTTCGGCACCACCTTCCTGCCCCTCGACCCCGTGACCAAGCAGCGCGGCAATTTCATCTACACCGTGTCCTGGAGCATGAACGCCGCCTCCAAGAACAAGCAGGCCGCGGCCAAGGTGCTCAGGGCCCTCGCCAGCCCCGAGGCCCAGAATTGGATCCTCTCTCGCGGCCTGGCCCTGCCCAGCCGCAGCGCGCTCGCCGGCAGCCCGGTGTTCCAGCGCGCCGACAAGTACGGCGAGCTCAGCCGGGTGGTCTTCAACGGCTCGACCCGGCAGGGCGGAAACGTGCTACCCTTCAAGTTCGGCTCCTACGATGGCGGCGACTGGATGCGGCCTATCAACGAGGCCCTGCAGGCGGTGATCACCGGCAAGAAGTCGGTAGATCAGGCCATCGCCGATGCCCAAACCGAGCTCAACAAGCTGGTGAAATAG
- a CDS encoding ATP-binding protein: MTPNALEHYLRGLIQHGIKLSVMLWGPPGVGKSSIVAQTARAHGLDFIDLRLSQLAPTDLRGLPVPERGVSRWFPPEFLPREGEGVLFLDELNMAPPTLQGIAQQLILDRKVGSYELPEGWYVWAAGNRKEDRAAVFDMPAPLANRFLHLEVEPDFESFKAYAFRNGIHERILAFLAFRPALLHQLDPKNPAWPSPRSWEMASQLLRAGLDIAPVVGQGAAAEFAAFEQVYAALPQLTDILEGRSDKTFPAEPSARYALTLGLTLRAENAQQALHAFRWMVEVAPPEWVQLFACDLFNRLRQRGRLGELAQLRQAEPKLGEFLSKFRELVF, from the coding sequence GTGACACCCAATGCGCTCGAGCACTACCTGCGGGGTCTCATCCAGCACGGGATCAAGCTCTCGGTGATGCTGTGGGGGCCGCCGGGGGTGGGGAAGTCGAGCATTGTAGCCCAGACGGCCAGGGCTCATGGGCTGGATTTCATCGACCTGCGGCTTTCACAACTGGCCCCCACCGACCTGCGCGGGCTGCCGGTGCCTGAGCGTGGCGTTTCGCGCTGGTTTCCGCCGGAGTTTCTACCCCGCGAAGGGGAGGGGGTGCTCTTCCTCGACGAGCTAAACATGGCCCCACCCACCCTGCAGGGCATCGCTCAGCAACTCATCCTCGACCGCAAGGTGGGCTCATACGAGTTGCCGGAGGGGTGGTACGTGTGGGCCGCGGGCAACCGTAAGGAAGACCGGGCCGCCGTCTTCGATATGCCCGCACCCCTGGCCAACCGCTTTTTGCACCTCGAGGTCGAACCCGACTTCGAGAGCTTCAAAGCCTATGCCTTCCGCAACGGGATCCACGAGCGCATCCTGGCTTTTTTGGCCTTCCGCCCGGCGCTGCTGCACCAGCTCGACCCCAAGAACCCGGCCTGGCCCAGCCCGCGTAGCTGGGAGATGGCCTCGCAGTTGCTCAGAGCCGGGCTAGACATCGCCCCGGTGGTGGGCCAGGGAGCCGCTGCCGAGTTTGCGGCCTTTGAGCAGGTCTATGCGGCGCTGCCACAGCTCACCGACATCCTCGAGGGCCGCAGCGACAAGACCTTCCCCGCCGAGCCCTCTGCCCGCTACGCCCTGACCCTGGGCCTGACCCTGCGGGCCGAGAACGCCCAGCAGGCCCTGCACGCTTTCCGCTGGATGGTGGAGGTTGCTCCGCCCGAGTGGGTGCAGCTGTTCGCCTGCGACCTGTTTAACCGGTTGCGCCAGCGCGGGCGGTTGGGCGAGCTGGCGCAGCTGCGCCAGGCTGAACCGAAACTCGGGGAGTTCTTGAGCAAGTTCCGCGAGCTGGTGTTTTAG